AACCTCGGTACGTCAGCATTACGACGCTTTCAAGCCCCAGAGCGCCGGCATTTTCGATATCGTGCTTTTCAACGAGGACGGGCAGATCACCGAAGGCACGCGCGGCAATATTGCCGTGCAGCTGGATGGGCGTTGGGTCACCCCGCCGCTGCAATGCGGGCTGCTGCCTGGCGTGGGGCGGGCGCTGGCCCTGTCCCAGGGCAGGCTGACAGAGCAGGTGGTGACGTTGCAAGAGGCAAACCATGCCAGCGGCTGGGCCTTTATCAATAGCCTGCGTGGCTGGCTGGATGCTCGTTTGATCGCCTAGGCCTGGTTTGTTATCGTGCGGATGTTAGCAACCTGGAGGAGTCTGAGCCATGGATGACGACGACTTTGATGCCCTGTATCTGGATCTGATGAAGGAGTTCCTGGCCACTGCCACGCCCCTTCAGTGGCTGGCGGTGGTCACCACCATGAACTACGACAACGGCAGCGCGCTGCCCGACTGGATCAGCAAGCATCCCAAGCTGGAGCCGGCCGTTGCCAAGGCCTTGTACTGGTATCAGCAGCCGGGCTACTTCCAGCACTATGCTTCGCAGGACAAGGTGCCCAGCATCAACCGCTCAGGCTGGGCCCGTGTGCAGGCGCTGAGCCAGCGCTTTGAACAGGGCAATCTTGCACCCGCCACCATTGGCTGGGATCCGGCCAACGATCTGGCCTCGCCCACGGGCAATGAAAAGCACCCTGGCTATGACTGGACCAGCGAAGCCGTCAAGGGTGATGAAGCCAAATGGCAGATTCCGGCCATCATGCTGCAGGCCGTGCCCGGCGAGCAACCCGATATCTACGCCTATGTCGACGAGCATGGCTGGGAAGACGGCATGCCGCCCCATGTCCAGGAAGAGCTCAATGCGGCCATGGATGGCGATGAAGTCGAGGATGAGGACTGAGACCCAGAGCCTGCGTGCGATGGCCTGGCCACGGTTGTAGCTCAGGGCATGCAAGCATGCTTGCAGCCCAAGGCCAGCGCCTGCTGAGGAAAAACAGCTCTTTGGGTATCTTCTGGCGATACCATGTAAAGAAACTCTTGGCTTGAGCGAACGGATTTTCTACTATCCGTTCACCACAACTTCTGAGACCCGCTCATGAACTCGCAAGCCATCACCAGCCACAAGCCTTCCTCCGCCTTTGTCGGCGCATCCTGGGCCGCCTTGCTGCTGGGCATCGCCGCCTTCCTGGTCGGGCTGTGGAATGCCGTCATGCAGCTCAACGAAAAAGGCTTTTACTTTGCCGTGCTGGTGCTGGGCCTGTACTCGGCCATCTCGCTGCAGAAAACCGTTCGCGACAAGCTCGAAGGCGTTGCCGTGACCGGCATTTACTACGGCATCAGCTGGGTGGCGCTGATCATCGCGGTGCTGCTTCTGGGCGCAGGTCTCTTCAACGCCACGTTGCAGCTCAGCGAAAAAGGTTTCTATGCCATGGCTTTTGCACTGGCTCTGTTTGGTGCGATTGCCGTGCAGAAAAACACCCGCGACAGCCTGAGCGCCGACGATGGAGCCGCAGAGCGCAAGCGCAGCAAGAGCGAGCGCAGCGGCCCTGCTCTGGTGATGACCGATCCCGCCAAGGCTGCCGATGTGCCCGAGCAGGTGGCCAACAACCGCTGAGCCGGGAAGCCGTTTGACGGCTGAACATCAGGCGCTCCTTTGGGGCGCCTGATTGCGTTGGCGCAGTTGCAGTTGCTGCGCCACAAACTGCATGAAGACTTCATGCAGTGCTGCATTGGCTGCCCCATCTGCGCTCCAGTTGTGCAGCTGTGCCAGGGCCTGGGCTGCGGCCTCGAAGCTGGAGAGCTGCCCTGGCAGATGTGCCTTGCGGATGGCGTAGCCGGAGTCCTCCACATTTTGGAGGGGCAGGCGCGGCAGGGCTTGCAGTGCAGGGTTGAGATAGAGCATCTTGCGGCTTTTGCGCCAGGTGCCGTCGATGACCACCAGCCGAAGTCGCTCTGGCGGCTGCGGCCAGGGCAAAGGCAGGGGACTGGCGGCAGCCAGCCCCAAGGCTGCATCCTGCTCTGCGGTATCGGGGTAGAGCAGCAGGCTGTGGCGTGGCGCACTATCGGCATCAGTATCGGCATCTGCATCTGCATCTGCCCGGCTGGCCCATCTTCCATGCAAAGCCGCTTCCAGCTCGGCGGCATCGAATTCCTCGCCCACCATGACCCGGCTATGCGGCAGGCACAGATGCAGCAAATGCCCCGTGCCCTTGGCTTCGTGCACCTCCATGGGATGCATGAGGATCAGCACTTCGACCTGATGCGCGACCGCCTGGGCCAGCGCGCAGACGCAGGTGCGCAGTGCCCGGTGACAGTGGGGGCAGCGGGGGCGAGGGTCAGGTCTGCTCATGATTCAGGAGCTGCTTGCTCTTTCGAGGTAAGGGATTGATGCGATTTTTATCTCAGACCAAGCTCCCTGAAACAAAAACGCCCGCAAGCATGGGCTGCGGGCGCTGTTGCAGCAGTCGTGAAGGACTTAGAGGCGACCCTTGAAGTAGGTGGCCTTGTCCATATCGGATACGTCCACGCTCAGCTGCACCATCACATCGGCTGGCTGGGGCACCAGGCGGCGCAGGACTTCGGCAATGCCGTCCGACATCTGCTTCTTGGCCTCGGTGCTGCGGCCTGCCATCAGCTGCAGGTGCACATGGACAAAGCCACGGTTATCGGGTTGGGTGCCGATATAGACATGGTCCATGTTCAGGCGGGCAATGCGGGCCTTCACATCGGCTTCATCGAGAACGGTGGGGTGGGAGCAGACCACGGCGTTGATGTCGCGCATCAGTGCGCGCTCGTTCAGGCCGGTCAGGTTGTCGGTGTATTCAATATGCAGATGAGGCATGGAGTTCTCTCACTCGGTGTTGGAGTCAAAAGCCGTTTTTACAGCATCTGGGTGGGTACTTTGTGGCGCAATTCGACCTGTTTGTTGCTGTCGTCCACAAAGACCAGCTGCGGCTGGTGCTCGGCCACATCGCTTTCATGAACCTGGGCGAAGGCGGCAATGATGAGCAGATCGCCCACGCTGGCCCGGCGGGCGGCCGAGCCGTTGACGGAAATCATGCCCGAGCCGCGCTCGCCCTTGATGGCGTAGGTCACAAAGCGCTCGCCGTTGTCGATATTCCAGATATGGACCTGTTCGTTCTCAGCAATGTTGGCGGCATCCAGCAGATCCTCGTCGATGGCGCAGGAGCCTTCGTAGTGCAGCTCGCATTGCGTGGTCTTGACGCGGTGGATCTTGGATTTGAGCAGGGTGCGGAACATGATTGTCTCTCTGGGGCGCTTTGCGCGTTGCTGGAATGGGGCAGGCCTGTGCTTGCGAAAAATCACACAAGTCTAAATGCGATCGGTAAAACCCATGTAGTTCATTGAGGGCATTGACAGGGAAATGCGGCACCCGCGCATTCTCGATGTCGATAGTTCTGCCAGTCGCTGCTGTAGGACGATGTGACGATCGTCGTGGTGATAGTTGTTTTGTTGCAAATTTAAGGGTTGTAACTAATGTTTCATTTTCACTTTGTCTAATGACTTCAGTCCCAGACGGGGCCCGTCCAAGGCAGGCCGTAGCCGTACTGCATGGGCTTTCTCATTTCTACAAACAAGTGAACAGCATGAAACGAACTCTTCTCGCCCTTGCCGCCCTGACCGTCTCCGCCGGTGCCCTGGCTCAATCCAGCGTTACCGTCTTTGGCGTGGCCGACGTGTCGGTGGCCCACATCTCCACGACCGGCAAAAGCGTCTCCGGTCTGGCCAACGGCGGCAACTCCAGCAGCCGTCTGGGCTTTCGCGGCGTGGAAGATCTGGGCGGCGGCCTGAAGGCAGATTTCTGGCTGGAGGGCAGCCTGAGCGTGGACGACGGCACGGCTTCCGGCTTCAAGTTCGATCGCCGCTCTACCGTCAGCCTGCTGGGCAACTTTGGTGAAGTGCGCCTGGGTCGCGACAAGACCCCTGCCTACCAGAACCTGGAGACCTTCCACGCCTTTGGTGATACCGGCATGGGCGCCATCAACGGCCATAACCTGATCAGCGGCTCGGCTGCAGGCACCTCCGAAGGCTCCAACCCCAAGCGCAACTCCAACGCCATCAGCTATCTGCTGCCCCAGCTGGGTGGCGTCTACGGTCAGCTGACCCACAGCTTTGGCGAGCAGACCGACGACCACAGCCTGGCCAGCTCCACCGGCCTGCGTCTGGGCTATGCCAACGGTCCCCTGAACATTGCTGCGGCCTACGGCATCGCACGCGGCGGCACGGCTGCCGCTGGCGTGGACTACAAGACCATGAATCTGGGTGCTTCCTACAACTTCGGCGTTGTCACTCCCATGCTGCTGATCGCGTCCGACCGCGGCAACGGCAAGCGTGTCGATCTGTACAGCCTGGGCGTGAAGATGCCTCTGGGTGCCGGCGAACTGCGTGCTGCCTACACCTGGTACAAGGACAAGAAGCAAAGCGATGCGGACTCCCAGCGTCTGGCACTGGGCTATGGCTACAAGCTGTCCAAGCGCACTGAAATCTATGCAGCCGTGGCACGCATGAGCAACGACGACAAGGCTTCCCGCAAGCTGGGTTCGTCGCTGAGCCCTACACCCGCTGTGGGCAAGAGCCTGACGGGTTACGAAATCGGCCTGCGCCACAATTTCTAAGAGCATGGGCAGCAAAGAGCTGCGGTGGCTGCTCTCTGCTGCCTGATGATCTTGCCGAGTTAGGCCTCCTGGTGGGGAAGCCGTCTGACTCTCAGCAAGCTGGCCCCGCAATAGCGGGGCCTTTTTTGTGGGTTGGGTTTGGGGCTTGTGCGGTGGCTGTCTTCAGGACAGATCGAGCACGCAGCCGTCGCCGATGCTGTCGCGCCAGACACGGATGCGGCTGGGCGCAGGCTCAAGGTCGGCCAGGGCATTGGCGATGAAGAGACAGAGGTTTTCCAGCGTAGGCTTGCCCAGGCCCGGCACTTCATCGAGAAAGTGGTGGTCGAGTTGATCGCGCAGCAGCTCCAGGCGTGCGCGCAGGTGGCCGAGGTCGATGACCATGCCGTTGTCCGGATTGCGCGGGCCTCTCACGCTGACCTCCGCCCAATAGGTGTGGCCGTGAATGCGGCGGCTGCTCTCGGTCTCGATAGCGCGCTCCAGGGTATGGGCGGCATCGAAGAAAAAACGCTGGTGAACGGTGAACTGCATATCAGTGATCGGTGGCGCTGAGCATTGTCTTCGGCCTTTGAGCTGGGAACGAACCCCATGGCGGACGGCCGGCAAGGGCTCGGGCCGGCCGCGCCGCCCCGCAGCAAAGGCCGTCGTCCCCCTGGGGGGAAGGCGCGAAGCGACTCAGGGGGGTCATCTAATTCCAGTGAGCTTATGGGTTTGCAGGCTCAGACGCCAGCCGGGGCGCTGCATGCATTGCTCGATACAGGCGCCAATATTGCTGCTCTGCCGGGCGTTGTCCATGGGCTGCAGAAAATAGTGCTGGAACTCGGTGCTGGCTTCAATGGCTTCCAGATCGAACGTGGGCTGAGGCCAGACCAGCTTGAGCTCCTGGCCGCTGCGCTGAATCCAGTCGGCACCGGCCTTGGGGCTGATACACAGCCAGTCTATGCCTTCGGGCGCGGTCACCGTGCCGTTGCTTTCTACCGAGATGCGAAAGCCGCGCGCATGCAGGGCGGCGATCAGGGCCTGGTCGACCTGCAGCAAAGGCTCGCCGCCCGTCAGCACCACCATGCGGTGCTGGCTGTCGTTGGCAGGCCACTGGCTGAGAATGCGCTCGGCCAGCGCATCGGCGGTGGCGAACTTGCCGCCCAGGGTGCCGTCAGTGCCGACAAAATCGGTATCGCAGAACTGGCAGATGGCATTGGAGCGGTCCTGTTCACGGCCCGTCCACAGATTGCAGCCCGCAAAGCGGCAGAACACGGCAGGCATGCCGGCCTGGCCGCCTTCGCCTTGCAAGGTGTAGAAAATTTCTTTGACGCTGTATGTCATGTCGAATGTGTCGCGTCAAGGCGCGGTGGAACAAGCGGCGGCTGCGCGGCAGCCCAGGATGTGAATGTAAGCCCTTGCTGAACTTCTCGTGGGCCCTAGGGTTACAAGGCCGAGGCTTGGCAACCGGTTTCAGGCCTCACACCGGGGTGTAGGCCAGGCGCACATAAATGGGCGCATAGGCTTCGGCCTGGGTGATTTCGATCAGCGTTTCCTTGGCCAGCTCCAGCATGGCGATAAAGGTCACGACCAGCACGGTCGAGCCTTTTTCCGGATTGAAGATGCGCTCGAACTCCACAAAACGCTGGCCCTGCAGCTGCTTGAGGATCTGGCTCATGTACTCGCGTACCGACAGCTCTTCGCGCGTGATCTTGTGGCTTTGCACCAGCTTGGCGCGCTTGAGGATGTCGCGCCAGGCC
This window of the Comamonas testosteroni genome carries:
- a CDS encoding 5-carboxymethyl-2-hydroxymuconate Delta-isomerase, which produces MPHLHIEYTDNLTGLNERALMRDINAVVCSHPTVLDEADVKARIARLNMDHVYIGTQPDNRGFVHVHLQLMAGRSTEAKKQMSDGIAEVLRRLVPQPADVMVQLSVDVSDMDKATYFKGRL
- the panD gene encoding aspartate 1-decarboxylase, coding for MFRTLLKSKIHRVKTTQCELHYEGSCAIDEDLLDAANIAENEQVHIWNIDNGERFVTYAIKGERGSGMISVNGSAARRASVGDLLIIAAFAQVHESDVAEHQPQLVFVDDSNKQVELRHKVPTQML
- the queE gene encoding 7-carboxy-7-deazaguanine synthase, translated to MTYSVKEIFYTLQGEGGQAGMPAVFCRFAGCNLWTGREQDRSNAICQFCDTDFVGTDGTLGGKFATADALAERILSQWPANDSQHRMVVLTGGEPLLQVDQALIAALHARGFRISVESNGTVTAPEGIDWLCISPKAGADWIQRSGQELKLVWPQPTFDLEAIEASTEFQHYFLQPMDNARQSSNIGACIEQCMQRPGWRLSLQTHKLTGIR
- a CDS encoding DUF4274 domain-containing protein yields the protein MDDDDFDALYLDLMKEFLATATPLQWLAVVTTMNYDNGSALPDWISKHPKLEPAVAKALYWYQQPGYFQHYASQDKVPSINRSGWARVQALSQRFEQGNLAPATIGWDPANDLASPTGNEKHPGYDWTSEAVKGDEAKWQIPAIMLQAVPGEQPDIYAYVDEHGWEDGMPPHVQEELNAAMDGDEVEDED
- a CDS encoding tRNA-uridine aminocarboxypropyltransferase produces the protein MSRPDPRPRCPHCHRALRTCVCALAQAVAHQVEVLILMHPMEVHEAKGTGHLLHLCLPHSRVMVGEEFDAAELEAALHGRWASRADADADADTDADSAPRHSLLLYPDTAEQDAALGLAAASPLPLPWPQPPERLRLVVIDGTWRKSRKMLYLNPALQALPRLPLQNVEDSGYAIRKAHLPGQLSSFEAAAQALAQLHNWSADGAANAALHEVFMQFVAQQLQLRQRNQAPQRSA
- a CDS encoding porin is translated as MKRTLLALAALTVSAGALAQSSVTVFGVADVSVAHISTTGKSVSGLANGGNSSSRLGFRGVEDLGGGLKADFWLEGSLSVDDGTASGFKFDRRSTVSLLGNFGEVRLGRDKTPAYQNLETFHAFGDTGMGAINGHNLISGSAAGTSEGSNPKRNSNAISYLLPQLGGVYGQLTHSFGEQTDDHSLASSTGLRLGYANGPLNIAAAYGIARGGTAAAGVDYKTMNLGASYNFGVVTPMLLIASDRGNGKRVDLYSLGVKMPLGAGELRAAYTWYKDKKQSDADSQRLALGYGYKLSKRTEIYAAVARMSNDDKASRKLGSSLSPTPAVGKSLTGYEIGLRHNF
- a CDS encoding 6-pyruvoyl trahydropterin synthase family protein, whose product is MQFTVHQRFFFDAAHTLERAIETESSRRIHGHTYWAEVSVRGPRNPDNGMVIDLGHLRARLELLRDQLDHHFLDEVPGLGKPTLENLCLFIANALADLEPAPSRIRVWRDSIGDGCVLDLS
- the yiaA gene encoding inner membrane protein YiaA; this translates as MNSQAITSHKPSSAFVGASWAALLLGIAAFLVGLWNAVMQLNEKGFYFAVLVLGLYSAISLQKTVRDKLEGVAVTGIYYGISWVALIIAVLLLGAGLFNATLQLSEKGFYAMAFALALFGAIAVQKNTRDSLSADDGAAERKRSKSERSGPALVMTDPAKAADVPEQVANNR